The genomic window CCGCGGCCTTGACGTCGGCGTCGCCCGCCACGATCACCGCGTCCTTGCCGCCGCACTCCAGCAGGACCGGGGTGAGGTTCTCGGCGGCCGCGGCCATGATGCGCTTGCCGGTGGCGGTGGAGCCGGTGAAGGCGATCTTGTCGACGGCGGACTTCACCAGCGCCGCGCCGGTGGCGCCGTAGCCGTTGATGGTCTCGAAGACGCCCTCGGGTAGTTCGGGGTTGGCCTTCTTGAACGCGTCGGCGAGGAAATTGCCGATGCCCGTGGAGAATTCGCTCGGCTTGAACACCACGGTGTTGCCCGCGGCGAGGGCGTAGGCGATGGAGCCGTTCGGGGTGTAGACCGGGTAGTTCCACGGTCCGATGACACCGATGACGCCGAGCGGACGCTGCTCCAGTCGGGCCGCGAAGTTCGACATCAGCGCGCCCGGCGAGACCTTCTTCGGCGAGAGCAGCTTCTTGGCGTTCTTGGCCGCCCAGGCGATGTGCTCGAGCGCGAGCATGAGCTCGAGGAACGCGTCGTCGAGCGGCTTGCCGTTCTCCTTGTGGATGAGCTGGGTGAACTCCTCGGAGTCGGCGACCAGGCGGCTGGACCAGCGCAGCAGATGCTTGCGGCGCTCGTCGAAGCTCAGCGCGCCCCAGGTGGCGGCGGCGGTGCGGGCCTTGGCGACGGCCGCGCGCACCGCGTCCTCGTCGGCGATGGGGTAGGTGGCGATGACCTCGCCCGTGGCCGGATCGACAGACTTCAGCAGCGTGTCGGGCGCGGCGGGGGTGGTCTCGGTGGTTGTCACGTGGTGCTCTCCTCTTGCCTCTACGGTGGCCGGTCGGTGCGCGTGCCGGAGCGGATGGGTGTGATGGCCGTCCCATCCGTTGAGAGAATGCTAAGTCAAAACTCTCACCAGGTCACCACTCCGTATCGATTGTCCCCGAGCTTGTCGGTGCGGGGTGGGAGTATCGGAGATATGTGCGGACGATACGCGACGACGACGAACCCGGGCAGGC from Nocardia bhagyanarayanae includes these protein-coding regions:
- a CDS encoding aldehyde dehydrogenase family protein, with amino-acid sequence MTTTETTPAAPDTLLKSVDPATGEVIATYPIADEDAVRAAVAKARTAAATWGALSFDERRKHLLRWSSRLVADSEEFTQLIHKENGKPLDDAFLELMLALEHIAWAAKNAKKLLSPKKVSPGALMSNFAARLEQRPLGVIGVIGPWNYPVYTPNGSIAYALAAGNTVVFKPSEFSTGIGNFLADAFKKANPELPEGVFETINGYGATGAALVKSAVDKIAFTGSTATGKRIMAAAAENLTPVLLECGGKDAVIVAGDADVKAAADAVAWGATANSGQTCAGVERVYVDRSVREEFVAEVKRILSDIKPGSDDKAAYGPMTMPSQIDIVRRHIEDALKKGGTAVLGGPESIKGPFIEPVVLVDVDEDSEAVAEETFGPTVTIRTVDGVDEAVELANKSKYGLSSAVYSKKNGLDIARRLRVGATSVNSVLAFAAIPGLPFGGVGDSGIGRIHGEPGLREFVRPHSIAVQRFTVPGMALLSYTRTDSTMKLLRKLVPFLHGRHK